The proteins below come from a single Desulfovibrio sp. JC022 genomic window:
- the traI gene encoding TraI/MobA(P) family conjugative relaxase produces MISRRIACKPQNDNYRRLAAYIADAKHKGEKSLMSWCAGCWAGDDYELAIQEVLDTQDLNKRTRKEKTYHLIVSFRPEDESVLTPETYKEIEQEFSKALGFEEHQRHCGVHKNTNNLHMHIAYNMIHPETLTRHEPYRDFYKRDWLHRELEQKFGLKVDNGRQKESDPKRTNDRAASYEAHSGQQSFDSYIKERKDFILESLRSAQNWQSFHKSLTQIGIEIRLRGNGCSIKDLHSKTAIKASSLDRDFSKPKLEAKLGKFQKPFGFKVEEKERYISRPLHKYREELYAEYRTVIESRKIAYESLKEEQDARWKIITTFWNQKIKKTKKDSQLRPNNKARLLALATDRKNVEIETFKKEMTEKRAALREQTPFSRWNDFLKWKAENGDEVALEILRSKKESISSENKPERDNRGSKLSTLKRKQSEIRKDSSFVWKDKRRLLSISKMLQLQAEESNRNTGGEEQSVMAGLTWRVDSSGNVLYTLKNGAMVKDNGDKIFFSVGDPGAERVALELGRMMFGRKAKVSGNVVARGWEKGMVR; encoded by the coding sequence ATGATCAGCCGAAGGATTGCTTGCAAGCCGCAAAACGACAACTACCGCCGACTCGCCGCATACATTGCCGATGCCAAGCACAAGGGCGAAAAGAGCTTGATGTCGTGGTGTGCTGGCTGCTGGGCCGGTGATGATTACGAACTGGCCATTCAGGAAGTGCTCGATACTCAGGATTTGAATAAGCGTACCCGCAAGGAAAAGACCTATCATTTGATAGTTTCCTTCAGGCCTGAAGATGAGTCCGTCCTTACGCCGGAAACTTATAAAGAAATTGAGCAGGAGTTTTCTAAGGCTCTGGGATTTGAGGAACACCAGCGGCATTGCGGGGTTCACAAAAACACCAACAACCTGCACATGCATATCGCCTACAACATGATTCACCCGGAGACTTTGACCCGCCACGAGCCATACCGTGATTTCTACAAACGCGACTGGCTGCACCGTGAACTGGAGCAGAAGTTCGGCCTGAAAGTTGATAACGGCAGGCAAAAGGAAAGCGACCCCAAACGCACAAACGATCGAGCTGCCAGCTATGAAGCCCATTCCGGGCAGCAATCATTTGATTCATATATCAAGGAACGCAAGGATTTCATTTTGGAGTCCTTGCGCTCCGCGCAAAACTGGCAGAGCTTCCATAAATCCCTAACGCAAATCGGCATCGAGATCCGGCTGCGCGGCAATGGATGCAGCATAAAAGACCTCCATTCCAAAACGGCCATCAAAGCCAGCAGCCTCGACCGGGATTTTTCCAAGCCTAAACTGGAAGCCAAGCTGGGAAAGTTCCAAAAGCCTTTCGGATTCAAGGTGGAGGAAAAGGAACGATATATTTCAAGGCCGCTGCACAAATATCGCGAAGAATTGTACGCCGAGTACCGCACGGTCATCGAATCCAGAAAGATAGCCTACGAATCCTTGAAAGAAGAACAGGACGCTCGTTGGAAAATAATCACCACGTTCTGGAATCAGAAAATAAAGAAGACCAAAAAGGACTCCCAGCTCCGCCCCAACAACAAGGCCCGTTTACTTGCTTTGGCGACAGATAGGAAAAATGTCGAGATCGAAACCTTCAAAAAGGAAATGACTGAAAAGCGTGCAGCCCTACGAGAACAAACACCATTCAGCAGATGGAACGATTTTCTGAAATGGAAGGCCGAAAACGGCGATGAAGTTGCCTTAGAAATTCTGCGGTCGAAGAAGGAATCCATCAGTTCTGAAAATAAACCGGAAAGGGATAACCGTGGCAGCAAGCTCTCAACCCTGAAGCGTAAACAAAGCGAAATCAGAAAGGATTCCTCCTTCGTCTGGAAAGACAAGCGCAGGCTGCTGTCCATTTCAAAAATGCTGCAATTACAAGCTGAGGAATCCAACCGAAATACAGGTGGCGAGGAACAAAGTGTCATGGCCGGACTGACTTGGCGCGTGGATTCGTCCGGCAATGTCCTCTATACGCTGAAGAATGGAGCCATGGTGAAAGACAATGGCGATAAGATTTTTTTTAGCGTGGGTGATCCCGGTGCGGAGCGGGTTGCGCTGGAGCTGGGGCGGATGATGTTCGGGCGGAAGGCTAAGGTTTCTGGGAATGTGGTTGCGCGGGGGTGGGAGAAAGGGATGGTTAGGTAG